The Syntrophorhabdaceae bacterium region ACTCTCTTATGGTACAATAACTCATCATGAATGCAAGGAGATAGAAGCCATGATGGGTCGCAAGGAGCCTCAATAAAGAGTTTGACAATAAAACATGTGTTTGATAGGCTTTTAAAGCAAATATTGAACAACACCCGCCCCGCCTCTGCAGGCTTCGGCCGTATACGCGCACCCGGTGGGTTACTCTTTCGGGGGCTTTATCGTGAAATACGATAAAGCCCCCTCTTTCTATCGAAGAGCAGATGGACCTCCTTGTGTCCCGTGGTATGGCTATCCCGGACCGTGTCCGCACATATCAATTACTACAGGATCAGGTAAGGTCAAATCTTTATTTATTCTTGACTTTTGGCTCTCCGAGCCGTCTTTTGTCAAGAATAAAGATTTGACCCCGTTCTCCCATGCCGCCCTTCTGGTAATGTGGGCTCAAGAGGGGGGCAAGAGAATAAGGGAGACCGACATGCGTATGGTCATTTCTAATTTTTGACCGCTTCGCTTCTTGCTGAATACCCATAAGTCTTCGGAACAAAATATTCTCTAAACTGATTGTTAAAATAGTCATCGGTCATTCCGGCAATAAAATCGACAACCATGCGCTTGCCTTCGGTGTTGCTGCGATATTTCGAGGGCATTTTGTAAATGTCCGATGATGAATTTTTATTTTGCAGATCTTCACAGTATTTCTCGAACAGCAACCGATATATTTTTTCAATCTTGTGACTCTCCGTTTTTATTCTCGGGTCGAAATATATTCTCCGATAATTGAAGTCCTTGAGAGCCTTTAACGCGAGGAATATCTCTTCGCTAAACGATAAGTGATCTTTGTTGTAGCTCTGCTCCGTCAGGTCCAGGATCAGTCTGTTAATGATCTTGTCGTTTGTGTCGCCAAGGACGTCGGTAATTTCATCTGGCAAATCTTCTCGTTGTAGCAGATTCAATGTAATAGCATCCTCAATATCCCTGCCAACATAGGCAATAACATCCGCAACACGCACGACACAACCCTCCAGTGTCATGGGTACTATCTTTTCGCTGAAACCATCTTCACGAAAACAGTTGCTCAATTCCTCTTCAAAATGATCCCAGGTCTTGTCATATGCGGGCTTATAGTCTTTCATTACCATTTCCCCGTTATGAGCCAATATTCCGTCAAGCACCTGTAATGATAGATTAAGCCCTTCACCTTCCTTTTCGATCTCGGTAAGAAATTTCACGCTCTGCGCGTTGTGACAAAAACAGCCCAAACTATGTTCCTTACAGAGGGTATCAAGAATCTTTTCGCCATCATGGCCATAGGGCACGTGACCCAGATCATGACCCAACGCGATTGCCTCGATTAAATCTTCATTCAACCTCAGGAAGCGCCCTATAACGCGTCCTATCTTCGAGACAAATTGTACGTGCAGAACTCGGTGAGTAATGTGGTCATGTTCAAAAAGGTAAAATACCTGAGTTTTGTCAATATACCTTGAATAGGCGAGCGAATGAATTATCCTGTCGGTATCATGAAAGAAAATAGGTCGTATATTTTCTCTATCGGGCGTCGGTTCTCTTCCCGGATATTTTCTTATCCCTTTGGAACTCCTGCACGCATACTTTGATAAGGCCCATCTTTCCCTATTCACATTGTTTATAACAATCTTTGAAAATACGGAAGAATTTTTCATGCTGAACATTC contains the following coding sequences:
- a CDS encoding HD domain-containing protein, translating into MFSMKNSSVFSKIVINNVNRERWALSKYACRSSKGIRKYPGREPTPDRENIRPIFFHDTDRIIHSLAYSRYIDKTQVFYLFEHDHITHRVLHVQFVSKIGRVIGRFLRLNEDLIEAIALGHDLGHVPYGHDGEKILDTLCKEHSLGCFCHNAQSVKFLTEIEKEGEGLNLSLQVLDGILAHNGEMVMKDYKPAYDKTWDHFEEELSNCFREDGFSEKIVPMTLEGCVVRVADVIAYVGRDIEDAITLNLLQREDLPDEITDVLGDTNDKIINRLILDLTEQSYNKDHLSFSEEIFLALKALKDFNYRRIYFDPRIKTESHKIEKIYRLLFEKYCEDLQNKNSSSDIYKMPSKYRSNTEGKRMVVDFIAGMTDDYFNNQFREYFVPKTYGYSARSEAVKN